Sequence from the Deinococcus malanensis genome:
CTGGTCACGAGCACGGCTCGACAGGTACCCCACCAACCACGACCTGCGCCTCCGCACCAACAACGGCATCTACCGCCAGCACTGCGTGAAAAGCCAACCGACGTTCCACGAGGAACACCTCGCGTACATGGTCAGCACTCTCCACGACATTCACGCCTCGAAGGACACCGAAGCACGCCTCACGGTGCTCCGCCTCATCAC
This genomic interval carries:
- a CDS encoding PAS domain-containing protein produces the protein MSDVNGATIFVNRALVQHCGLDADALLGWGFTDLIHPDDREHALDFWSRARLDRYPTNHDLRLRTNNGIYRQHCVKSQPTFHEEHLAYMVSTLHDIHASKDTEARLTVLRLIT